One genomic segment of Rhodothermales bacterium includes these proteins:
- a CDS encoding calcium/sodium antiporter, whose protein sequence is MLVHVGVLLLGLVVLYFGAEWLIKGASSMAVGLGIPPLVVGLTVVALGTSLPEFMTNFIAALLGNDGLALGNIIGSNIANVGLILGTSAVLVPLAVAPTTLKREYPIMMGVMIAFYLLALDGVIGRVDGVILILGLVGFLGYLVRDVRRRGVGPDEVIASPDLVMPTWKKTLLLVGGIGALALGAHLMVTSAVAIAEFFQIDPVIVGLTVVAVGTSLPELAASLVGVFRNETDLSVGNVIGSNLLNVLFVVGLVALVNPLRVEAEALVIHFPVMIGFGLLMLMAWFGHRLNRVHGIVLLLAFFSYMAFLVIPLL, encoded by the coding sequence ATGCTCGTTCATGTCGGCGTGCTCTTGCTGGGTCTCGTCGTGCTGTACTTCGGGGCGGAGTGGCTCATCAAAGGCGCCTCCAGCATGGCCGTGGGCCTCGGGATCCCCCCGCTCGTCGTCGGCCTGACGGTGGTGGCGCTGGGCACGAGCCTCCCGGAGTTCATGACGAACTTCATCGCGGCCCTCCTCGGGAACGACGGCCTCGCGCTCGGCAACATCATCGGCTCGAACATCGCGAACGTCGGGCTCATCCTCGGCACGAGCGCCGTGCTCGTCCCCCTCGCCGTGGCGCCGACGACGCTGAAGCGGGAGTACCCGATCATGATGGGCGTGATGATCGCGTTCTACCTCCTCGCGCTCGACGGCGTGATCGGCCGCGTCGACGGGGTGATCCTCATCCTCGGGCTCGTCGGCTTCCTCGGCTACCTCGTGCGCGACGTGCGCCGCCGCGGCGTCGGGCCCGACGAGGTCATCGCCTCGCCCGACCTCGTGATGCCGACGTGGAAGAAGACGCTCCTCCTCGTCGGCGGGATCGGCGCGCTCGCGCTCGGCGCCCACCTCATGGTTACGTCGGCCGTCGCAATCGCGGAGTTCTTCCAGATCGACCCCGTCATCGTGGGCCTCACGGTCGTTGCGGTGGGGACGAGCCTGCCGGAGCTTGCGGCCTCGCTCGTCGGCGTGTTCCGCAACGAGACCGACCTCTCGGTCGGGAACGTGATCGGCTCGAACCTGCTCAACGTGCTGTTCGTCGTCGGGCTCGTGGCGCTCGTGAACCCGCTGCGCGTTGAGGCAGAGGCCTTGGTCATCCACTTCCCGGTGATGATCGGGTTCGGGCTGCTGATGCTGATGGCGTGGTTCGGGCACCGGCTGAACCGGGTCCACGGCATCGTGCTGCTGCTCGCATTCTTCAGCTACATGGCGTTCCTCGTCATCCCGCTGCTCTGA
- the uvrC gene encoding excinuclease ABC subunit UvrC, whose amino-acid sequence MNDALADKLAHLPTSPGVYQHKDAEGTVLYVGKAKNLRNRVRSYFQESRPKDRRLRILVSKVEDVEIIVTDTEAEALILENNLIKRLKPRYNILLKDDKTYPYICIKNERFPRVFPTRRVKKDGSKYFGPYTDVKNMKLALKTIKDLFKLRSCSLYLSEGNIQAGKFEPCLDYHIQRCAAPCVGYESEAHYNSKIQQIEKLLNGKTKELIALLKDEMQRLAAEKEYEQAAEYRDRARALEVYAQKQKVVAEDGADRDLFALHVDREADVAIGVLFVMREGKILGRRHKVIRPVEGVEESELMQRLLEDHYTEATFFPDEVLLSHAPETPAPLEAVLREGRGRIVDLRVPERGDKASLLRMVEANAKLLVGEWKLQKAKADEDYIPKSVKSLQRDLRLKHPPRRIECFDISHLGGTGTVASCVVFEDGKPKKSEYRTFKIRTVESGKPDDFQSMREVLHRRYRRTLEENGPWPDLVVIDGGKGQLSSAVESLRGVDVYGKFPVVGLAKRLEEVFFPGDSQSVMIPRTSSALRLLQRVRDEAHRFAITAQRKQRTKTTLHSELMDIPGVGAKTVKKLLTTLGSVKRIEAATEETLAEVVGPSLASKVHGYFRTQEGKATPDAPAVESEEVPAGPPPSGDVP is encoded by the coding sequence ATGAACGACGCGCTCGCCGACAAGCTCGCCCACCTCCCCACCTCGCCCGGCGTCTACCAGCACAAAGACGCCGAGGGCACCGTGCTCTACGTCGGCAAGGCGAAGAACCTCCGCAACCGCGTGCGGTCGTACTTCCAGGAGTCGCGGCCGAAGGACCGGCGGCTGCGCATCCTCGTCTCCAAAGTCGAGGACGTCGAGATCATCGTCACCGACACCGAGGCCGAGGCGCTGATCCTCGAGAACAACCTCATCAAGCGCCTCAAGCCGCGCTACAACATCCTCCTCAAGGACGACAAGACCTACCCCTACATCTGCATCAAGAACGAGCGCTTCCCGCGCGTCTTCCCCACGCGCCGCGTCAAGAAAGACGGCTCCAAGTACTTCGGGCCGTACACCGACGTGAAGAACATGAAGCTCGCGCTGAAGACGATCAAGGACCTCTTCAAGCTTCGAAGCTGCTCGCTCTACCTCTCCGAAGGGAATATCCAGGCCGGCAAGTTCGAACCGTGCCTCGACTACCACATCCAGCGCTGCGCCGCGCCGTGCGTCGGCTACGAGTCCGAGGCGCACTACAACAGCAAGATCCAGCAGATCGAGAAGCTGCTCAACGGGAAGACGAAGGAGCTCATCGCCCTGCTGAAAGACGAGATGCAGCGGCTCGCCGCCGAGAAGGAGTACGAGCAGGCCGCCGAGTACCGCGACCGCGCGAGGGCGCTCGAAGTCTACGCGCAGAAGCAGAAGGTCGTCGCCGAGGACGGGGCCGACCGCGACCTCTTCGCCCTCCACGTGGACCGCGAGGCGGACGTGGCGATCGGCGTGCTCTTCGTGATGCGTGAGGGGAAGATTCTCGGCCGCCGCCACAAGGTCATCCGGCCCGTCGAAGGCGTCGAGGAAAGCGAGCTGATGCAGCGGCTGCTCGAAGACCACTACACCGAGGCGACATTCTTCCCCGACGAAGTGCTGCTGAGCCACGCGCCCGAGACGCCCGCCCCGCTCGAAGCCGTTCTCCGCGAGGGCCGCGGGCGGATCGTCGACCTCCGCGTGCCCGAGCGCGGTGACAAGGCGAGTCTGCTGCGGATGGTCGAGGCGAACGCGAAGCTGCTCGTCGGCGAGTGGAAGCTGCAGAAGGCGAAGGCCGACGAGGACTACATCCCGAAGTCCGTGAAGTCACTCCAGCGCGACCTGAGGCTGAAGCACCCGCCGCGCCGGATCGAGTGCTTCGACATCTCGCACCTCGGCGGGACCGGCACCGTCGCGTCGTGCGTCGTGTTCGAGGACGGCAAGCCGAAAAAGTCGGAGTACCGGACGTTCAAGATCCGCACCGTCGAGAGCGGCAAGCCGGACGACTTCCAGTCGATGCGCGAAGTCCTCCATCGGCGCTACCGGCGGACGCTCGAAGAGAACGGCCCGTGGCCCGACCTCGTCGTGATCGACGGCGGGAAGGGGCAGCTCTCGTCGGCCGTCGAGTCGCTGCGGGGCGTGGACGTGTACGGCAAGTTTCCCGTCGTCGGCCTCGCGAAGCGGCTCGAAGAGGTGTTCTTCCCCGGCGACAGCCAGAGCGTGATGATCCCCCGCACGTCGTCGGCGCTGCGGCTGTTGCAGCGCGTCCGCGACGAGGCGCACCGCTTTGCCATCACGGCGCAGCGCAAGCAACGCACGAAGACGACCCTCCATTCCGAGCTGATGGACATCCCCGGCGTCGGCGCGAAGACCGTCAAGAAGCTGCTGACGACGCTCGGCTCCGTCAAGCGCATCGAAGCCGCGACCGAAGAGACCCTCGCCGAGGTCGTCGGTCCGAGCCTCGCGAGCAAGGTCCACGGCTACTTCCGCACGCAGGAGGGCAAGGCCACGCCCGACGCGCCCGCCGTCGAGTCCGAGGAGGTCCCGGCCGGCCCGCCGCCCTCGGGCGACGTGCCGTAA
- a CDS encoding AI-2E family transporter: protein MSISTSDFLRRTLIVLGIGALAVVLYDVLHAVFGVLLILFGGVLLAVLIDGLARLLSRHTPLSRGVSVALVLFVATGLIAAAVWFLGPRIAAQGGELAERLPETMTAVEAWLRQFGWGTAVAEQMPDSAREAMPESAPIGAVTTAFSTVFGALANVLIILFVGIYLAVEPSLYVSGVVRLVPKPHRPRAEEVIAAIGSGLRRWLLGRIASMTVVGVLTAVGLLLFGIPLALTLGLLAALLSFVPYIGPILALVPALAVALGEGSQTVVTVLAIYLAVQFAESYLITPLIQKRAVSMPPALLIASQVVLGVLAGAVGVAVATPLVVVAVIAIEMLYVEDVLGDDVEVMGGGEG, encoded by the coding sequence ATGTCGATTTCTACGTCCGATTTCCTCCGCCGCACCCTCATCGTCCTCGGGATCGGCGCGCTGGCGGTGGTGCTCTACGACGTGCTGCACGCCGTCTTCGGCGTCCTGCTGATCCTGTTCGGCGGCGTGCTGCTCGCGGTGCTGATCGACGGGCTGGCCCGGCTGCTCAGCCGTCACACGCCGCTATCGCGCGGCGTGTCGGTCGCCCTCGTGCTCTTCGTAGCGACGGGGCTGATCGCCGCGGCGGTCTGGTTCCTGGGCCCACGGATCGCGGCGCAGGGCGGGGAGCTGGCCGAGCGGCTGCCCGAGACGATGACGGCGGTGGAGGCCTGGCTGCGGCAGTTCGGCTGGGGCACGGCCGTCGCCGAGCAGATGCCCGACTCGGCGCGCGAGGCGATGCCGGAGAGCGCTCCGATCGGGGCGGTCACGACGGCGTTCTCGACCGTCTTCGGCGCGCTGGCGAACGTGCTCATCATCCTCTTCGTCGGGATCTACCTCGCCGTCGAGCCGTCGCTCTACGTCTCCGGCGTCGTGCGGCTCGTGCCGAAGCCGCACCGCCCGCGCGCCGAGGAAGTGATCGCGGCGATCGGGTCGGGCCTGCGCCGCTGGCTGCTCGGGCGGATCGCGTCGATGACCGTCGTGGGCGTGCTGACGGCGGTGGGGCTGCTACTCTTCGGGATCCCGCTCGCGCTCACGCTCGGGCTGCTCGCGGCGCTCCTCTCGTTCGTGCCGTACATCGGGCCGATCCTCGCGCTCGTGCCCGCGCTCGCCGTCGCGCTCGGCGAGGGGTCGCAGACGGTCGTGACAGTGCTGGCGATTTACCTCGCCGTGCAGTTCGCCGAGAGCTACCTCATCACGCCGCTCATCCAGAAGCGCGCCGTGTCGATGCCGCCGGCCCTGCTCATCGCTTCGCAGGTGGTCCTCGGCGTGCTCGCCGGCGCCGTCGGCGTGGCCGTGGCGACGCCGCTCGTGGTCGTCGCCGTCATCGCCATCGAGATGCTCTACGTCGAGGACGTGCTCGGCGACGACGTGGAGGTGATGGGCGGCGGCGAGGGCTGA
- a CDS encoding spore maturation protein, producing METLRDIVSLLSYFVLPAIIVGFPLYGLYKKVPVYESFVEGAKEGFQVAVRIIPYLVAILFAIGMFRASGAMDFLITLLRPALGLIGFPAEVLPMAIVRPLTGSGSAGIVVDMIAQYGEDSILVKMAATMFGSTETTFYVIAVYFGAVNIKKTRHAVPTGLVADFAAMLVAVWAVRLLFG from the coding sequence ATGGAAACGCTCCGCGACATCGTCAGCCTCCTCTCTTACTTCGTCCTCCCGGCCATCATCGTCGGCTTCCCGCTGTACGGCCTCTACAAGAAAGTCCCCGTCTACGAGAGCTTCGTCGAGGGCGCGAAGGAGGGATTCCAGGTCGCCGTCCGCATCATCCCGTACCTCGTCGCCATCCTCTTCGCGATCGGGATGTTCCGGGCGAGCGGGGCGATGGACTTCCTCATCACGCTCCTCCGCCCCGCACTCGGGCTCATCGGCTTCCCGGCCGAGGTGCTGCCGATGGCGATTGTCCGCCCGCTCACCGGCTCCGGCTCGGCCGGCATCGTCGTTGACATGATCGCGCAGTACGGCGAGGACTCGATCCTCGTCAAGATGGCCGCCACGATGTTCGGCTCGACGGAGACGACGTTCTACGTGATCGCGGTGTACTTCGGCGCGGTGAACATCAAGAAAACGCGCCACGCCGTGCCGACCGGGCTCGTCGCCGACTTCGCCGCGATGCTCGTCGCCGTGTGGGCCGTCCGCCTCCTCTTCGGCTAG
- the mce gene encoding methylmalonyl-CoA epimerase produces MSRPRIEHLGIAVRDADAITDLYERLFGYRPYQRQTVEREGVSTVFFDAGGAKLELLEATRDDSPIAGFVEKRGEGLHHVAFEVRDIHAEMQRLRDAGFRLLNDEPKRGADEKLIFFVHPKSTGGVLVEFCQRAPEPLEPQFAPFRGGRIAYFLGGPEDAPPLIVLHGALGSTELETRRLLPHLQQHFKTIALDFAAHGASDDFAEEELLTMDFFAESIPDVLDHLGIARAHVFGFSMGGAVALYVARTHPERIDRLAVHGVNVQWDADEVTVMTVGMDPETMEGVAPRWAERLSATHGADRWRGLTRRMIAFTDALPDRRFPNEELAQVTAPTLISTGDQDRYFRIEHALNLWQTLPDARLAVHPGLDHPIQGVDPERFAELMTAFLLER; encoded by the coding sequence ATGTCCCGCCCCCGCATCGAACACCTCGGCATCGCCGTCCGTGACGCCGACGCCATCACCGACCTCTACGAACGCCTCTTCGGCTACCGTCCGTACCAGCGCCAGACCGTCGAGCGCGAGGGCGTTAGCACCGTGTTCTTCGACGCGGGCGGGGCGAAGCTCGAGCTCCTCGAAGCGACGCGGGACGACTCACCGATCGCAGGGTTCGTCGAGAAGCGGGGCGAGGGGCTGCACCACGTCGCCTTCGAGGTCCGGGACATCCACGCCGAGATGCAGCGGCTCCGCGACGCCGGCTTCCGCCTGCTGAACGATGAGCCGAAACGCGGCGCCGACGAGAAGCTGATCTTCTTCGTCCATCCGAAATCGACCGGCGGCGTGCTCGTCGAGTTCTGCCAGCGCGCGCCCGAGCCGCTGGAGCCGCAGTTCGCGCCGTTCCGCGGCGGGCGGATCGCGTATTTCCTCGGTGGGCCGGAGGACGCGCCGCCACTCATCGTGCTCCACGGCGCGCTCGGCTCGACGGAATTGGAGACGCGGCGGCTCCTCCCCCACCTCCAGCAACACTTTAAGACGATCGCCCTAGACTTTGCCGCGCATGGTGCGTCGGACGACTTCGCTGAAGAAGAACTGCTGACGATGGACTTCTTCGCCGAGAGCATCCCCGACGTGCTCGACCACCTCGGTATCGCGCGCGCCCACGTGTTCGGGTTCTCGATGGGCGGCGCCGTCGCGCTCTACGTCGCCCGCACGCACCCGGAGCGCATCGACCGCCTCGCCGTGCACGGCGTCAATGTGCAGTGGGACGCCGACGAGGTCACCGTGATGACCGTCGGGATGGACCCGGAGACGATGGAGGGCGTCGCGCCGCGCTGGGCCGAGCGGCTGAGCGCCACGCACGGCGCCGACCGGTGGCGCGGGCTGACGCGGCGGATGATCGCCTTCACCGACGCCCTCCCCGACCGTCGCTTCCCGAACGAGGAGCTAGCACAAGTCACCGCGCCGACCCTCATCTCTACGGGCGACCAGGACCGCTACTTCCGCATCGAGCACGCGCTCAACCTCTGGCAGACGCTGCCCGACGCCCGCCTCGCCGTCCACCCCGGCCTCGACCACCCGATCCAGGGCGTCGACCCCGAGCGCTTCGCGGAGCTGATGACGGCCTTTTTGCTGGAGCGGTGA
- a CDS encoding S8 family peptidase: MLLRLVALLAVVLLSAAHAVAQPAAPPVKYPVKYWVFFADKPADAARGTALRIALAPRTAERRHLRGNPARPAGLDVPVAASYVDALRAMGVEPVVESRWFNAVSAVLTPEQAEAIRALPFVRGLQPVARLATERTVAPTPEPVSPVVIDYGPSQLQLDLINARLPIEDGFTGEGVIVGFLDTTFDFAHPALAHVDLLGYENFTGQEQSNTHGLSVASVAVGFDEGDLVGPGFDAAVLAATTEYAPSETHQEEDFFVAGMEWMEANGADVVNVSLGYSVFDAGEGDFTYDDMDGNTTLVTRAADLAAAFGIAVVTSAGNEGSSDWLYITAPADADSVIVAGAMRVDSTKASFSSIGPTVDGRTKPDVMALGVSVVIARSDGGYSMGNGTSFSAPAVTGVVAQMLQANPTLTPIAVRDMLRATASQSAAPDNERGWGVVNAAAAVQQAIALATDDPGTPQPTDAVLYPTLLRRDRQTVTMRLTSSDFGQRVTLRLYDVLGRRVAVLYEGPPRLSPVSLMLPPLRTGVYFYRFTGDDLDTGGRIVVQ; encoded by the coding sequence ATGCTGCTGCGCCTGGTCGCCCTCCTCGCCGTCGTCCTGCTGAGCGCCGCGCACGCGGTCGCGCAACCGGCTGCGCCCCCCGTCAAATACCCCGTCAAATACTGGGTCTTCTTCGCCGATAAGCCGGCGGACGCTGCGCGCGGGACGGCCCTCCGCATCGCCCTCGCTCCGCGCACCGCCGAGCGCCGCCACCTTCGCGGCAACCCGGCGCGGCCGGCCGGACTCGACGTGCCCGTCGCCGCGTCGTACGTGGATGCGCTGCGGGCGATGGGCGTCGAACCGGTTGTCGAGAGCCGGTGGTTCAACGCCGTCAGTGCGGTCCTCACGCCGGAGCAGGCCGAGGCCATCCGCGCCCTCCCGTTCGTGCGCGGGCTCCAGCCCGTCGCCCGGCTCGCCACGGAGCGAACCGTGGCGCCGACGCCCGAGCCCGTCTCGCCCGTCGTCATCGACTACGGCCCGTCCCAGCTCCAGCTCGACCTCATCAACGCGCGGCTCCCCATCGAGGACGGGTTCACCGGCGAGGGCGTCATCGTCGGCTTCCTCGACACGACGTTCGACTTCGCGCACCCCGCGCTCGCCCACGTCGACCTCCTCGGATACGAGAACTTCACGGGGCAGGAGCAGAGCAACACCCACGGCCTCTCCGTTGCCTCCGTCGCCGTCGGCTTCGACGAGGGCGACCTCGTCGGGCCGGGCTTCGACGCCGCCGTGCTCGCGGCGACGACGGAGTACGCCCCGTCCGAGACGCACCAGGAGGAGGACTTCTTCGTCGCCGGCATGGAGTGGATGGAGGCCAACGGCGCCGACGTCGTCAACGTCTCGCTTGGCTACTCGGTCTTCGACGCGGGCGAGGGTGACTTCACGTACGACGACATGGACGGCAACACGACGCTCGTCACGCGGGCAGCCGACCTCGCCGCCGCATTCGGCATCGCCGTGGTGACGAGCGCGGGCAACGAGGGTAGCAGCGACTGGCTCTACATCACCGCCCCCGCCGATGCCGACTCCGTGATCGTCGCCGGCGCCATGCGCGTCGATTCGACGAAGGCTAGCTTCTCGTCGATTGGCCCAACGGTGGACGGGCGCACGAAACCCGACGTGATGGCCCTCGGCGTCAGCGTCGTGATCGCACGCTCGGATGGCGGATACAGCATGGGCAACGGCACGTCGTTCTCCGCGCCGGCCGTGACGGGCGTCGTCGCGCAGATGCTGCAAGCCAACCCGACGCTGACGCCCATCGCTGTCCGCGACATGCTCCGCGCCACGGCGAGCCAGTCGGCTGCGCCGGACAATGAACGCGGCTGGGGCGTCGTTAATGCCGCGGCGGCCGTGCAGCAGGCGATTGCCCTCGCCACCGACGACCCGGGCACGCCGCAGCCCACCGACGCCGTCCTCTACCCCACCCTCCTCCGCCGCGACCGCCAAACCGTGACGATGCGCCTCACCAGCTCCGACTTCGGGCAGCGGGTGACGCTCCGACTCTACGACGTGCTGGGCCGCCGCGTCGCCGTGCTCTACGAAGGGCCGCCCCGCCTCAGCCCGGTTTCGCTCATGCTCCCGCCGCTCCGCACCGGCGTCTACTTCTACCGCTTCACCGGCGACGACCTCGACACGGGCGGCCGGATCGTCGTACAGTAA
- a CDS encoding PPC domain-containing protein, with protein sequence MKALILLGLLTGFAAPLAAQTYSGTLEPGDATRDFGELYDAYSFEAKNGQQVTVRMEGDPNLDSYLIVRSPSGTEWNNDDFEGSNISQVSIIASEPGTWNVWASAYNSEQRGPYTLVITPGGIAEVTTVSGRLDPSDRQTIKGEYYDTLPIDAPARGTFAVELVSYGFDGFLRVSAPSGQQWRNDDAGSTTLSRVENLVGASGNWTVDVTTVGPGQVGAYDLRVIVFPEK encoded by the coding sequence ATGAAAGCGCTCATTCTCCTCGGCTTGCTCACCGGTTTCGCCGCCCCCCTCGCCGCACAGACCTATTCCGGCACCCTCGAACCCGGTGACGCCACGCGCGACTTCGGCGAGCTCTACGACGCCTACAGCTTCGAGGCGAAGAACGGGCAGCAGGTGACCGTCCGCATGGAAGGCGACCCGAACCTCGACAGCTACCTCATCGTCCGCTCGCCCTCGGGCACGGAGTGGAATAACGACGACTTCGAGGGCTCGAACATCTCGCAGGTCTCGATCATCGCGAGCGAGCCGGGGACGTGGAACGTGTGGGCCTCGGCGTACAACAGCGAGCAGCGCGGGCCGTACACCCTCGTCATCACGCCCGGCGGCATCGCCGAGGTGACGACCGTCTCCGGCCGCCTCGACCCGAGTGATCGGCAGACGATCAAGGGCGAGTACTACGATACCCTCCCCATCGATGCGCCCGCGCGCGGCACCTTCGCCGTTGAGCTCGTCAGCTACGGCTTCGACGGGTTCCTCCGGGTGAGCGCGCCGAGCGGCCAGCAGTGGCGCAACGACGACGCCGGTTCCACGACGCTCTCGCGCGTCGAGAACCTCGTCGGCGCCTCTGGAAACTGGACCGTGGATGTGACGACGGTCGGCCCCGGACAAGTGGGCGCCTACGACCTCCGCGTGATCGTCTTCCCCGAGAAATAA
- a CDS encoding cytidine deaminase: MDSPPSSPILDALRGRAREAAPRARAPYSGRSSGAALLLSDGRWAPGVRVESASYPLSIPALVGGLVTAFSAGRHDVRAVALSTPFLPGEAAWLADALGFVVSAEEPDVLAFGAEPLPEVGARLELSGDAPESDEAGVRMARAVAERAHVPESGFRVGCVLVTASGQVVPGCNVEHADWTRGLCAERSALAAAAAYGAGPIQRIYLSCPADPRGTPCGACRQLLAEYAADVPIVMDRGDAAPEETTAGALLPQFFSGDSLRL; encoded by the coding sequence ATGGATAGCCCCCCTTCTTCCCCCATCCTCGACGCCCTCCGCGGTCGAGCCCGCGAGGCTGCCCCCCGAGCCCGCGCCCCGTACTCCGGCCGCTCCTCGGGCGCCGCACTTCTCCTCTCCGACGGCCGGTGGGCCCCCGGCGTACGCGTAGAGAGCGCGTCGTACCCGCTGTCGATCCCGGCCCTGGTCGGAGGGCTGGTGACCGCCTTCTCCGCTGGCCGGCACGATGTCCGCGCCGTCGCCCTCAGCACCCCGTTCCTCCCTGGCGAGGCGGCGTGGCTCGCCGACGCCCTCGGCTTCGTGGTCTCGGCCGAGGAGCCAGATGTCCTCGCGTTCGGGGCCGAACCTCTGCCCGAGGTCGGCGCGCGGCTGGAGCTCTCGGGCGACGCGCCGGAGTCGGACGAGGCGGGCGTCCGGATGGCGCGGGCCGTGGCCGAGCGGGCCCACGTGCCCGAATCGGGGTTCCGCGTCGGGTGCGTGCTCGTGACGGCGTCGGGGCAGGTCGTGCCCGGCTGCAACGTCGAGCACGCGGACTGGACGCGGGGGCTGTGCGCCGAGCGGTCCGCGCTCGCCGCGGCGGCGGCGTACGGGGCCGGCCCCATCCAGCGGATCTACCTCTCGTGCCCGGCCGACCCGCGCGGGACGCCCTGCGGCGCGTGCCGCCAGCTCCTCGCCGAATACGCCGCCGACGTCCCGATCGTGATGGACCGCGGCGACGCCGCACCCGAGGAAACGACCGCCGGCGCGCTCCTCCCTCAGTTTTTTAGCGGCGACTCGCTGCGGCTGTGA
- a CDS encoding nucleoside recognition domain-containing protein → MLNYIWAGLIVFSLVFALFYDVRDLTRDTFRNDADLPVALVFPEGYDPGARRTPIAVRVDPTAYGAFYDTDARPDSAYDAMLIRTREGLQVRFAEGSNLPEPLATIRDFTNSRDEQLQGTLVGALPAAPGVAAVPVALDFPRVRFVKMNAIAGAALDFAETAASIALSLIGVLALFLGLLQIAEDSGIIYSLVKLVRPVLRPLFPDIPADHPAFGMIALNMAANVFGLGNAATPFGIKAMEELQELNPTEDTATDSMVMLLAINTASVQLVPPVLLLALMGLQINQLIFAIWITTGVSLAVAIIAAKLFARLPKSRASNPHRLAAAGDPMHREDDAPPEPPPTS, encoded by the coding sequence ATGCTCAATTACATCTGGGCCGGGCTGATCGTCTTCAGCCTCGTCTTCGCCCTCTTCTACGACGTCCGCGACCTCACCCGCGACACCTTCCGCAACGACGCCGACCTCCCCGTCGCGCTCGTTTTCCCCGAGGGCTACGACCCCGGCGCCCGCCGCACCCCCATCGCCGTCCGCGTCGATCCGACGGCGTACGGCGCGTTTTATGACACCGACGCCCGGCCGGACTCCGCCTACGACGCCATGCTGATCCGCACGCGTGAAGGCCTGCAAGTCCGCTTCGCCGAGGGGTCGAACCTGCCCGAGCCGCTCGCTACGATCCGCGACTTCACGAACTCGCGCGACGAGCAGCTGCAGGGCACGCTCGTCGGCGCGCTCCCAGCCGCGCCGGGCGTCGCGGCCGTCCCCGTCGCGCTCGACTTCCCCCGCGTCCGCTTCGTGAAGATGAACGCGATCGCCGGGGCCGCGCTCGACTTCGCCGAGACGGCGGCGAGCATCGCGCTGAGCCTCATCGGCGTGCTCGCGCTCTTCCTCGGCCTGCTGCAGATTGCCGAGGACTCGGGCATCATCTATTCGCTCGTCAAGCTCGTCCGGCCCGTCCTCCGCCCGCTCTTCCCCGACATCCCCGCCGACCACCCCGCCTTCGGGATGATCGCGCTCAACATGGCGGCGAACGTGTTCGGGCTCGGGAATGCCGCCACGCCGTTCGGGATCAAAGCGATGGAGGAATTGCAGGAGCTCAACCCCACCGAGGACACGGCGACGGACTCGATGGTGATGCTCCTCGCCATCAACACGGCGAGCGTGCAGCTCGTCCCGCCCGTCCTCCTCCTCGCCCTCATGGGGCTCCAGATCAACCAGCTCATCTTCGCGATCTGGATCACGACGGGCGTCTCGCTCGCCGTCGCCATCATCGCCGCCAAGCTGTTCGCCCGCCTGCCGAAGTCGCGGGCCTCGAACCCACACCGGCTCGCCGCAGCCGGGGACCCGATGCACCGAGAAGACGATGCGCCGCCGGAGCCACCCCCCACTTCCTGA